A stretch of DNA from Candidatus Gastranaerophilales bacterium:
CCGTGAATTAGTTAGCGTCATTGCTATCGGAAATGTATTTGCACACGTTTTAGCAAGTAACATAAATCTTGAGAATGAATATTTTGACCCTAATATTTTGACGATTTTGGGTATAAACCATGGCGATATCTCCCGTATTTATTGCCTTATCAATGAAGATTTACCTGAAATTCATGAGCTTGAAGGTTTCTTTCAATAGTTAGCTGATACCACTTTTGTTTTTGCGTTTGAAAAAAATTTTTTATCATGTACAATTTTCTGTATAAGCATTAATTGTATTAAATAAAACGCATCATAAAGGAGTTAGAAATGAGCAATATTGTATTAGAGATAGAAAAAAGAGATGAAACTAAAAACCCTCGTCAAATCAGAGCTGAAGGAAATTTACCGGCTACAATTTACGGCAAAGATAAAGCTTCTGTTTCCGTCCAGTTAAACAAAAGGGACTTTGTAAACACTTACAAAAACAATAAAGATGCTACTTTTGAATTAGTCATGGGCAAAGAAAAATTCAACGCTATTGTTCAGTATTTCCAAGTTGAAGCCGGTTCTCAAAAAGAAATGCATGTTGAATTCAAATTAGTTTAGTCTTTAAAATTTAGAATTTTAAAAAGACCGTTGATATGTTTCAATGGTCTTTATTTTTCTACAAATTTTACTTCGTACCCCAAAATATCCGCAAATTTGTTTTTTTGTTCAAATTTTTATATACTGCATTGTATGAAACGAGTTATTTTTACATTTCTGATTTTATTATTTTGCGCGGGCTTCGGGTGCAAGGCTTGGGCTTTGAACGCCCAATTGCTTGAAAATACCATAAATTCCAATCCTGTATCAAAATCTTCCATTGTGTCGGTTAGTGTGCGCAACCTTCAGACAGGAGGAATTTTGTACCAAAAAAACTCCTCTGTGCTTGCAAGACCTGCCTCTACTTTGAAATTTTTCACAAGTGCCGCGGCTTTAGATTTTTTGGGGTTGGATTATAAATTCATAACAGGCTTTTGGAAAGATGCAAACACTACCTACTTAAAAGTTTCCGGCGACCCGCTTTTTGACGAATCCAATATGTTTTATATCATCTCGCAGCTGCTTGCCAACAACTACAAAACAACTAAGGATTTTGTCATCGACGATACTATTATTGACAAAATTCCGTACGGAGTAGGGTGGTACGCCGATGACAACGCAAGCGGATTTTTTCCGCAAATGAGTCCTTATATAATCAACAGAAATTTATTTTGCGTAAGAGCCGAAATAGTCAAAAATAAAATAATACCTTCTTTTTGCAGCACATACCACGAGCCGACTATTGTAAGGTTAAAAGTTTCTCAAACGGACTATTATAATATAAGCAGAGACCCTTTTAGCAAAAGAGCGGCTGTTATTGAGGGTGAAATTTCACAAAATACCGAGTTTAAAATCCCTGCCCTTAATACGGAAGAAATGTTCAAATCCTATTTTTTCAAAACTTTACAGCATTTTAACCTTGCCGTTAACCCCATGATTAAATATGAAAAAACGCCGAGATTTTCCTATGAGTTATCGAGCATATACCACACCGTTAAAGAAGTTCTGTATGCGATAAATAAACGCAGTGATAATCTGGCGGCGGAAATACTGTTGAAGCATTTAGGTGCTGTATCAAGCGGACAAACAGGCTCTACAAAAAACGGGCTTGAGCGCTTCAAACTATTTTATCAAGATTTAGGGGTTTACACAGAAGGAATAATAGTTGCCGACGCATCAGGAGCTTCTATGAACAATTTACTGACCTCTGATTGGCAGACAAAAGCGCTTTGTGCCATTTCAAAAACAAAATATTTTAACGAGTTAAAAAGTTCTATGGCAACACCTTCCGATGGAACTTTCTCCGGACGCTTAGGTGAACTTGACGGCAAATTAAATGTTAAAACCGGCACCCTTTCCAATACAAGTACTGTTGCAGGCTACATTACAACACAGGACGGAGAGCAGCTGGCTTTTTCCATTATGCTTGATAATTTGCCCGAAGGGGCAAAACCGAAGGAATTCGAAAATAATTTAATCAGAGCCATATATTCCGAGTAAATTTATGTGTTCATATTGAAGCCGGAGTTTTATTTGATTTTTCTTTTTAAGTTTAAGCCTAAAAGCTTGTAAATTTAATGCCAAAATTCAAAAAACTTGTTAAAATCTAAATATGGATTATTCGAGATATTGTAAAAAATATGTTCCTTATCTGTTTGTTGCACCTGCTTTGATTATGCTTGCGGTGTTTTTTTTCTTACCGTTTTTTGAGAGTTTTTACATAAGCCTGCTTGATTATTCAAAAGACATTTACAACCCTGTTTTTGTAGGCATTGGCAATTACATCAAGCTTTTTCACTCTCCAATGTTTTATAAAACGTTGATTAATACGGTGATTTATTTGGTTGTTGCAGTACCGCTATTGGTGGTTTTACCGTTGATAATTGCGGTTGTTATTAACCAAAAACTCAGGCTCATTAATTTTTATAAGGTTTCTATTTACTTGCCCGTTATAGTCTCTATAGTTGTTGCGGGGATTGCCTGGAAGTGGCTTTATGCCGACAACGGGATTTTGAACTATCTGTTGTCTTTTTTCGGAGTGCATAAGATAGGATTTCTCACCGACCCCAAATATGCCTTGTACAGCGTCATAGCCGTTACTGTCTGGAAAGGGCTGGGATATTATATGATGATATACCTGGCAGCGTTGACAAGCGTGCCTCAGGATTTGTATGAGGCGGCAGATATCGACGGAGCATCACTGTTGCAAAAACATTTCGCCGTAACTGTTCCGCATTTGCTTCCTGCTATTGCGCTTGTTACGATTATAAGCTCAATCAGCGCAATGAAAGTCTTTGTTGAAATATTCATTATGACGCAGGGCGGTCCTTTGAACTCCAGTATGACCATTGTTTATTATATTTATCAAAAAGGGTTTGAAAACCTTGATTTAGGCTATGCTTCCGCCGTAGGTATTGTGCTGATGGCTATTATAATGCTGATTTCGGTATTTAATATTAAAAAAATAGAAGGGCAGGCTTTTAATGGATAGAATAATCAAAAAACTTGCCAGCCATATTTTCTTAATTTTGATGGTCATAATTTCCGTAGGACCTTTCCTATGGTTGATTTCTACTGCATTGAAATCCCCGGGAGAAAATATTTTTGCATATCCGCCCCAATTTATCCCTCAAAAAATCACTTTTGACAACTTTATCGGAGCCTGGAACCAAATACCTTTTATGGGCTATATCATAAACAGCACTATTGTTGCTGTTGCTACGATTGTATTGAATCTTTTATTTGCTTCTTTGGCAGGTTACCCTTTGGCAAAGATGGAATTTAAAGGCAAGGACTATGTATTTTTTGCAATGCTTGCCACTTTGATGATTCCGTTTCAGGTTATTATGATTCCGTTGTATTTGCTCGTTTTGAGGTTAAATTTGGTCGACAGCGCCTCTAATATTGCAGGATTTTTGGGGTTAATTTTGCCTTTTGGGGTTAGTGCATTCGGAATTTTACTTATGAGGCAAGCTTTTATGGCTATACCCAAAGAACTCGAGGAGGCAGCCATTATTGACGGCTGCAATGTTTTTCAAATTTGGTTCAGAGTGCTATTGCCGCTGGTAAAACCCTCTTTGGCGACTCTTGCTATCTTCACTTTTGTAGGGTGCTGGGGTGAATTTTTGTGGCCGAGCATTGTACTTACCAAGCAGGAAATGTTCACTCTGCCTGTAGGGCTGAACTATTTACAGGGGTTTTTCAGCTCTAATTGGCGGTTTATTTCAGCCGGCGCCATTATTTCCATTGTTCCGATTCTAATTTTCTTTCTGGCATTACAAAAATATTTCATCGGCGGTCAGACCCAAGGCGCTGTCAAAGGATAAACAGAATATTTGTAAAGCTTAAAATTATACCCGATTGTACTATTTTAAATTTAAAATTCATGGTAGAGTGGGTACATTAAATTATTTTTGTAAAATGTATAAGGAGTAATTCATGAAAAAGTTTTTCACTACCGTTTTAGCTATGAGTATATTTTGGGCGGTTCAAAATACCTGTGATGCAAAAATCCCTTTCTTTCACTTTAAAAAGCCAACGGAAGTAAATCAAATAATTGAATCTCAAAAACCTACGGGCGCAGCTGTTCCTGTAGATACCCAAAAACCTGCCCAAGAAGAGGCACAACCTTGTGAAACCGAAAAAAGCCAGCCTTGTGATATTAAAACCCCCTGCAAATGCGACAAAAAATCAGAAGTTTGTCCTCCTTGCGCTGTGAAACCTGTTTGCAACTGCGGCAAAACCCCTTGTGATTGTGATAAAAAATCACCCTGCGATATTAATAAACCTTGTCCTTGCAGCAAAACCCCTTGCGACTGTGATAAAAAATCACCCTGCGGCATTAATAAACCTTGTCCTTACGGCAAAACCCCTTGCGACTGTGATAAAAAATCACCCTGCGACATTAATAAACCTTGTCCTTACGGCAAAACCCCTTGTGATTGTAATAAAAAATCACCCTGCGATGCAGCAAAATGTCCCTGCAATAAAGAAGCTGTAAAAAATTATTTTTGCGAAGCGGATAAGATGTTATGCCTGACTGCCGAACAAAAACTGCAAGCTATTAAAATAAGAGAAGAAGGTAGCGTTAAAATGCGTCCTCTTATTGAGCAATACCGGGCTAAAAAAATAGAGATTAAAAAACTTAAATGTTGTGAAATGGAACAATCTGAAAAAACCAAACAATTAAAAGCTCTTAAAAAAGATAGTCAATCTGTCAAAAAACAAATGAAAAAAGTCAGAAAACAAACCGAAAAAGAATTTAAGGCTATTTTAACAAAAGAACAAAAAATCACTTACAAAGAAATTCAAAAAGCCAGAAAAGCAAAAATTAAAGAAATGAAAGCCAGACAAAAAGAAGGCTGCGGCCGTAAATAATTAATAATTTCATATAATAAAAAGCCGGCTAACGCCGGCTTTTTTGTACCTTTGTAAAAAGTCTGTAAAAAACCGAACTTACCCTTATTTTTATAGTAAAATTAAATGGTAAAGAGCTTAAGGATAGTTTTGCAATATGCCATTTGAATTTGTAAATACGGAACTTGAGGGAGTTATTCTTATAAAGCCGAAAGTTTTCGGTGACGAAAGAGGATTTTTCCTTGAAAGTTATAAAAAAAGCGACTTTCAAAAAGCGGGTATTAACGCGGAATTCAATCAGGACAATCATTCTAAATCCACCAAAGGCGTCCTTAGAGGATTGCATTTTCAAGAAAATCCTTATGCACAGGCAAAGTTAGTCAGATGCATAAGAGGAAACGTGTTTGATGTTGCCGTAGATATAAGGAAGGGTTCTGCCGATTACCTTAAATGGGTTGGTTTTGAACTGTCTGAGGAAAACAAAAGTATGCTTTTCATACCCGAGGGTTTTGCGCATGGTTTTCTTGTTCTTTCTGATGAAGCTGAATTAGCTTATAAAGCTTCTAACGAATTCAATTTAGAGTCAGACGGCGGCATCCGCTGGGATGACCCCGATATAAACATAACTTGGGGAATTGATTTTGACCCTGTTGTTTCCCAAAAAGATGCGGCTTTACCGTTTGCTAAAGATTCTATTCACAATTTTAAATATAAGGAGTAATTTATGCGTATACTGGTTACCGGCGGAGCCGGATTTATAGGAAGTTGCTTTGTAAGGCAAATGCTTACCACTCACCCTGATTATAAAATCATTAACCTTGATGCTCTTACTTATGCAGGCAATATAGAAAATCTTGATGATGTTAAAACCAACCCTAACTATAAATTCGTACACGGTGATATTTGTGATAAAAAATTAGTTTTAGAATTAATGCATGACGTTGATGTTTGTGTAAATTTTGCGGCAGAAAGCCACGTTGACAGAAGTATTACAGGACCCGAGATTTTTATAGAAACAAATATAAAAGGCACTTTAAATCTTCTTCAAGCGGCTAAAGAAGCAAAAGTTGAACGTTATTTGCAGGTTTCTACCGATGAAGTTTACGGCAGCCTGGGCAAGACGGGTTACTTTACTGAACAAACCCCTATAGCCCCTAACAGTCCTTATTCCTCAAGCAAAGCCGGGGCAGATTTACTTGTCAGAGCTTATTTTGAAACTTATGGTATGCCTGTTCTTACAACACGCTGCTCCAATAACTACGGTCCTTATCAATACCCCGAAAAGTTAATCCCGTTCTTCATAGGCAATTTGCTAAATGATAAAAAAGTTCCCGTTTACGGAGACGGCTTAAATGTAAGGGATTGGCTGTATGTTTATGACCATTGCAGCGCTATTGACCGTGTCTTACACCGGGGCAAAGCCGGCGAAGTTTACAACATAGGCGGTAATAACGAAAAAACCAACATGGAAATCACCCGCATTTTATTGAGCGCTATGAACAAAAACGAAAGCTCAATACAATATGTTGAAGACAGGTTAGGACATGACAGAAGATATGCCATTGACAGCTCTAAAATTCAAAATGAACTCGGGTGGTCGCCTTCCGTTACTTTTGAAGAAGGTATTCAATTAACCATTAACTGGTATTTGAACAATCAGGACTGGATTAAATCCATTGAAGCTAAAAAATCCGCTATGGCTGTGAATTAAGGAGTTTTTGATGTCCGAAGCTAAGTTACCGCAAAAAATTCTTGTAACAGGCGCAAATGGCATGTTAGGCAAGGATTTGTGTCCTGCTCTTGAAGCAGAAGGCTTTGAGGTTATAAAAACCGATATTGATAATCTTGATATTACCGATTT
This window harbors:
- a CDS encoding sugar ABC transporter permease, whose amino-acid sequence is MDYSRYCKKYVPYLFVAPALIMLAVFFFLPFFESFYISLLDYSKDIYNPVFVGIGNYIKLFHSPMFYKTLINTVIYLVVAVPLLVVLPLIIAVVINQKLRLINFYKVSIYLPVIVSIVVAGIAWKWLYADNGILNYLLSFFGVHKIGFLTDPKYALYSVIAVTVWKGLGYYMMIYLAALTSVPQDLYEAADIDGASLLQKHFAVTVPHLLPAIALVTIISSISAMKVFVEIFIMTQGGPLNSSMTIVYYIYQKGFENLDLGYASAVGIVLMAIIMLISVFNIKKIEGQAFNG
- the rfbC gene encoding dTDP-4-dehydrorhamnose 3,5-epimerase translates to MPFEFVNTELEGVILIKPKVFGDERGFFLESYKKSDFQKAGINAEFNQDNHSKSTKGVLRGLHFQENPYAQAKLVRCIRGNVFDVAVDIRKGSADYLKWVGFELSEENKSMLFIPEGFAHGFLVLSDEAELAYKASNEFNLESDGGIRWDDPDINITWGIDFDPVVSQKDAALPFAKDSIHNFKYKE
- the rfbB gene encoding dTDP-glucose 4,6-dehydratase produces the protein MRILVTGGAGFIGSCFVRQMLTTHPDYKIINLDALTYAGNIENLDDVKTNPNYKFVHGDICDKKLVLELMHDVDVCVNFAAESHVDRSITGPEIFIETNIKGTLNLLQAAKEAKVERYLQVSTDEVYGSLGKTGYFTEQTPIAPNSPYSSSKAGADLLVRAYFETYGMPVLTTRCSNNYGPYQYPEKLIPFFIGNLLNDKKVPVYGDGLNVRDWLYVYDHCSAIDRVLHRGKAGEVYNIGGNNEKTNMEITRILLSAMNKNESSIQYVEDRLGHDRRYAIDSSKIQNELGWSPSVTFEEGIQLTINWYLNNQDWIKSIEAKKSAMAVN
- the dacB gene encoding D-alanyl-D-alanine carboxypeptidase/D-alanyl-D-alanine-endopeptidase, which gives rise to MKRVIFTFLILLFCAGFGCKAWALNAQLLENTINSNPVSKSSIVSVSVRNLQTGGILYQKNSSVLARPASTLKFFTSAAALDFLGLDYKFITGFWKDANTTYLKVSGDPLFDESNMFYIISQLLANNYKTTKDFVIDDTIIDKIPYGVGWYADDNASGFFPQMSPYIINRNLFCVRAEIVKNKIIPSFCSTYHEPTIVRLKVSQTDYYNISRDPFSKRAAVIEGEISQNTEFKIPALNTEEMFKSYFFKTLQHFNLAVNPMIKYEKTPRFSYELSSIYHTVKEVLYAINKRSDNLAAEILLKHLGAVSSGQTGSTKNGLERFKLFYQDLGVYTEGIIVADASGASMNNLLTSDWQTKALCAISKTKYFNELKSSMATPSDGTFSGRLGELDGKLNVKTGTLSNTSTVAGYITTQDGEQLAFSIMLDNLPEGAKPKEFENNLIRAIYSE
- a CDS encoding carbohydrate ABC transporter permease, with translation MDRIIKKLASHIFLILMVIISVGPFLWLISTALKSPGENIFAYPPQFIPQKITFDNFIGAWNQIPFMGYIINSTIVAVATIVLNLLFASLAGYPLAKMEFKGKDYVFFAMLATLMIPFQVIMIPLYLLVLRLNLVDSASNIAGFLGLILPFGVSAFGILLMRQAFMAIPKELEEAAIIDGCNVFQIWFRVLLPLVKPSLATLAIFTFVGCWGEFLWPSIVLTKQEMFTLPVGLNYLQGFFSSNWRFISAGAIISIVPILIFFLALQKYFIGGQTQGAVKG